The window TCTTATCCAGGCAATCGTTGAAAGCAATCGTACACGCAAGGACTTCATAGCTGACCAAGTATTGCATAAAGCTGGATATTACGACTATTACGACCGTGGCGACTATAGCCCAGAAGATGAGAAAGAGTGCGTCATCGGTGTCTATCGTCTCACGATGAAGTCAAACAGTGACAACTTCCGACAGAGTTCTATTCAGGGAGTCATGAAGCGTATTAAGGCAAAGGGTGCGCAAGTCATCATCTATGAGCCTACGCTTGAAGATGGCGCAACCTTCTTCGGCAGTCTTGTTGTCAATAATCTTGAAGATTTCAAACAGCGTTGTCATGCCATTATCGCCAACAGATACGACAAATGTCTTGATGATGTAAAGGAAAAAGTGTACACAAGAGATATATTTAGAAGGGATTAATATAATCCCAAATGCGGTCATTAGACCACAAAAGCATAGCTCTTATTACTATAGTCTTGTTTCCTAACATCTTTTATTTCCTTATCGGCATCTTGTCTGTCTTTGTAACTTGGCGTAGCCCGCTACGCCTGTGTTCCAAAGCCAAACAATCTACTCGATAATAAAACAAAATATGTTTAGGCTCTAATGACGGATTTGGGATAATCCCATTCTCCCCCCTCAGCCAATGTATTCATACTCATCACTCATGGTGCTAACAGTAAACACCATGAGTGCTAATGATATACACCTTCCGAAAAGTAGATAGGAAGACCTTTACCCATTTGTTAGTAAATGAGACTTACACCACCAAGAGAGAGTATTTATTACTTGGTTATATTGAGAAATACCCCTCCCAAGTAAACACAAAATTACCTATATAAAAGAGAGCCCTCAGCGAATTATATACTAACAAAATACTGTTAATATTAACCCTCGTCCTTTCATTTAGAGTCTTCTATTGCCCTCTATAAACTAAACATCACTATATCAACTTTTAGGTAAAACTATTTTTCCTGTCATATCTGTCACATCTTATATACTCATAACCTTTTATCGTCAATAAAATACGGCAAATGTTAAAAGTGATAGCAACGTACATTTAAACTAAATGTGGTGTTATTCACAAGATAAATACGCTTTATAAAGAGATTACCCAGACTTATAACTATATAAAGATAAAAAGGCTTGTCTCCCGACAAGCCTATTTATAATACAAAAACATTATGAAATAATTTATTTCGCGAACAAGATTATCATTTAATAATTCTGGCTTATGTCGCACATTTACAAGTGCGGCACTTGCGTTCACAGTACCGCTCGCACTGTACGCGAATGTCATACCCCAACATTGCACCGAGAATAAAATCCTCTTCTGGCGTTAGTTGGTTAAGAGGTTTGGTAATCATCAGCCGGATGGCATCAAGACACTCCTGACGACCAAAGAACAGGTTCATACGGTCACGACCCACCGGCTGAATGATATATGGGATATTCTGATGCTCAAGGCGGAGCGTAGCGAATGACTCATACTTCTTATTACAAGTATACAAGACCATCTGTCGAACACCCTTCTTGTACTCATAGATGTGATTCATCAACACCTTCATATCGGCGGTCATCATATCTGTCATCATAGTTATCCCTTCGTGTGAATAGTTATAATGTAAGCACTAAGTTTCAATTTATCCTACAATGCTGGCTTGATAGCCTCCAACCATGCATCAATACGGCTTTCAGTCTGATCCTCTTCGTTTACATCATCCAAAGCAAGACCTACGAACTTACCATCAACAACAGCCTCGCTGTCATCAAAAGTATAGCCATCTGTTGATACACCAGGAAGGATATTTGCACCCTGTGCTGCATCATAAATCTCCTTCATTGCACTACAGAAAGTATCTGAATAGCTCTCGCTATCACCGCAACCGAAGATTGCAACAGTCTTACCAGAGAGGTCAGCACCCTTCAGTACGTTAATACCATCATACCAATCATCCTGCAACTCACCTGCGCCCCATGTTGAAGAGCCAAGGATAAGATTGTCATTCTCTGCTACAACTTCTGCAGAGAAATCTGATACGTTAATAGCTTCAACGCCGAGCTTCTCAGCGATGGTATTTGCAATGCTTTCGCATGTACCGGTTGATGAACCGTAAACAACAATAGTCTTCTTCATATTTTGTTACTGATTTAATTTCTGATTTTATTAATCTTTACGGTTGCAAAGATACAATGAAAAACTATTACCTGCAATACCTAAAAATGATGGTTTGTGCAAAATACCTACTTTTAGTGAGTACTTTCTTTTACTTTACAAACTTCTTTCCGTTTCTTATATATATACCTTTAGGTAGATTCGCATCAGAAGTTCCTACATAACGACCATCTAAGAGGTAAATACGGTTATCATATTGCTCTGATACCTTCTTTTGACCAATCGTATTAATACCCAAAGCCTTTCTACGTAAAACTTCTCTCAGTCCTGCAGCAACGTCAATCTGCCCATATCCATAAAGATTATTAGGATAACTGAGTGACATATCATAATGAGAACAAGTCTTAGCGAATATCTCCAGACAATCAGCTGGCGTCAACGTTGGATCAGCTTGTAACCAAAGTGCTATCGCACCCGTCACAACTGGTGCAGACATTGACGTTCCTGCATTAGCATTCCAAGCATAGGTACGACCATTATATTCAAAATGACGCACATCACTTTTTACAGAAGCATTTACATTCTTTGGATTATTGATAAAGAAGGTACTATAAGATGAGATGAT is drawn from Prevotella melaninogenica and contains these coding sequences:
- the fldA gene encoding flavodoxin FldA, which produces MKKTIVVYGSSTGTCESIANTIAEKLGVEAINVSDFSAEVVAENDNLILGSSTWGAGELQDDWYDGINVLKGADLSGKTVAIFGCGDSESYSDTFCSAMKEIYDAAQGANILPGVSTDGYTFDDSEAVVDGKFVGLALDDVNEEDQTESRIDAWLEAIKPAL
- a CDS encoding DUF2023 family protein, whose product is MTDMMTADMKVLMNHIYEYKKGVRQMVLYTCNKKYESFATLRLEHQNIPYIIQPVGRDRMNLFFGRQECLDAIRLMITKPLNQLTPEEDFILGAMLGYDIRVQCERYCERKCRTCKCAT